A portion of the Brassica napus cultivar Da-Ae unplaced genomic scaffold, Da-Ae ScsIHWf_2536;HRSCAF=3277, whole genome shotgun sequence genome contains these proteins:
- the LOC106382772 gene encoding uncharacterized protein LOC106382772: protein MASTRINSLTTIYKSPRRYSSNHKSPNQIKLVSNSLSSKPNTTQLPSNLYTVSFKTIGTGKLSISRYPDFEYSPQGGSGSGTARCIDADGGDKNRTSNSELSVSFDVGTLYIPSLTNQTTKFLGLPLPPFLKIDIAPEMFQGTIDQDSGKVELEFTAKFCFTAGGGIYRAPPLVVKTVLTTEESIGEKKRGRGERMDGEGKCRLVGVARVETVDDLFMNTFLSLPSECLADLQAVISVAGS from the exons ATGGCTTCAACAAGAATAAACTCATTAACAACAATCTACAAATCCCCAAGAAGATACAGTTCTAACCACAAATcaccaaaccaaatcaaactagTTTCAAACTCCCTAAGCTCTAAACCCAACACAACACAGCTCCCAAGTAACCTCTACACTGTCAGTTTCAAGACTATTGGAACAGGTAAGCTTAGCATCTCAAGATACCCTGATTTCGAATATTCTCCTCAAGGAGGTTCCGGCTCCGGAACTGCCCGGTGCATCGACGCGGACGGTGGTGATAAAAACAGAACTTCAAACTCTGAACTGTCCGTTAGTTTCGATGTGGGCACTCTTTACATTCCTTCTCTTACAAACCAAACCACGAAGTTTCTTGGCTTACCATTACCGCCGTTTCTGAAAATCGACATAGCTCCGGAGATGTTCCAAGGAACCATCGACCAAGATTCCGGCAAG GTGGAGCTGGAGTTCACTGCTAAGTTCTGTTTTACGGCGGGAGGTGGGATATACAGAGCTCCGCCGTTGGTGGTGAAAACGGTGTTGACGACGGAGGAGTCTAtaggagagaagaagagagggagaggagagaggaTGGACGGAGAAGGAAAGTGTAGGCTCGTCGGTGTTGCGAGAGTTGAGACTGTGGACGATTTGTTTATGAACACGTTCCTCTCTCTCCCGTCGGAGTGTCTCGCCGATCTACAAGCTGTTATTTCAGTCGCCGGTTCTTGA